The following proteins are encoded in a genomic region of Candidatus Woesearchaeota archaeon:
- a CDS encoding ribose-phosphate pyrophosphokinase — protein MLFCGCANPALAQEISSYLGVPLGKIEISHFQDGEVYVRILEPVRKKQVFVIQPTCRPVNENLMELLLIIDALKRASAGEIIAVVPYFGYARQDRTALAREPISAKVVANMIQTAGADRVVTIDLHSDQIQGFFDIPSDHFTAIPTIAIYLLGKQMKKGIVVAADTGGVKRARRLAQTIQFPLAIIDKRRPKPNEAEICNVIGDVKGKTAILFDDMIDTGGTIVAGCHALSESGAKDVYICATHALLSGDAINKLQKAKAKEIIVTNTIPVPKEKQLPNMKFLSMGVLLGEGIRRITAGESVSVLFDAMVRDYLRQAKGTRLDQFKEV, from the coding sequence ATGCTCTTCTGCGGCTGTGCAAACCCCGCATTGGCACAGGAGATCTCCTCATATCTTGGTGTCCCTCTGGGGAAGATAGAGATATCTCATTTTCAGGATGGTGAAGTCTATGTCAGGATTCTTGAACCGGTTCGGAAAAAGCAAGTCTTTGTTATTCAACCTACCTGTCGACCAGTGAATGAAAACCTGATGGAACTTCTTTTAATCATCGACGCATTGAAGCGAGCATCAGCAGGAGAGATCATTGCAGTTGTCCCTTACTTTGGGTATGCACGACAGGATAGAACTGCCCTTGCTCGCGAGCCCATCTCAGCAAAAGTAGTTGCTAATATGATTCAAACAGCTGGTGCTGATCGGGTAGTAACTATTGATCTCCACTCAGATCAGATTCAGGGGTTCTTTGATATTCCTTCAGATCACTTTACCGCAATACCAACGATTGCGATCTACCTCCTCGGTAAGCAGATGAAAAAAGGAATTGTTGTTGCCGCTGATACTGGTGGAGTAAAGAGAGCACGCCGTTTAGCGCAAACCATACAGTTTCCTCTCGCGATTATTGATAAGCGACGACCAAAGCCAAATGAGGCTGAAATCTGCAATGTTATTGGGGATGTTAAAGGAAAAACAGCCATCCTCTTTGATGATATGATTGATACCGGAGGCACGATTGTGGCTGGCTGTCATGCGCTCTCTGAGAGTGGTGCAAAGGACGTATATATCTGTGCAACCCACGCATTACTCTCGGGAGATGCGATCAATAAACTCCAGAAAGCAAAGGCAAAAGAGATCATTGTCACGAATACTATCCCTGTTCCTAAGGAAAAGCAACTGCCGAACATGAAGTTTCTTTCGATGGGCGTTCTTTTAGGAGAAGGAATCAGACGCATTACCGCTGGAGAATCAGTAAGTGTACTCTTTGATGCCATGGTGCGAGATTACTTGCGGCAGGCTAAGGGAACACGATTAGATCAGTTTAAGGAGGTATAA
- the pfdA gene encoding prefoldin subunit alpha: MEAEHQEKHLLYQFLEEQVKQIKEQIEKVDEQLGEVTEMKNALQEFAVLQPGSSLLVPLANGIFCQAVLQKTDALTINVGSDVCVEKDLATTQELVQKQQEQLKEYRAKLIKQLELILHHTEQLKDELASLHE, from the coding sequence ATGGAAGCAGAACATCAGGAAAAGCATCTCCTGTATCAATTTCTCGAAGAGCAAGTGAAACAGATAAAAGAACAAATAGAGAAAGTAGATGAACAACTTGGAGAGGTTACTGAAATGAAGAATGCCCTTCAAGAATTTGCAGTGCTTCAACCGGGTTCATCACTCCTTGTTCCGCTTGCAAATGGTATCTTTTGTCAAGCAGTATTACAAAAAACAGATGCATTAACCATCAATGTGGGTAGTGATGTTTGTGTTGAGAAAGATTTGGCAACAACACAAGAACTGGTTCAAAAACAGCAGGAACAACTAAAGGAATATCGTGCAAAGCTTATCAAACAACTCGAGCTCATCCTGCATCATACTGAGCAACTCAAAGATGAGTTAGCTTCGCTCCATGAGTAA
- the ftsY gene encoding signal recognition particle-docking protein FtsY codes for MFGFLKKKLGQALATFSRKVDDATSETPSLPIPQEEQESLVEKKKEEISIEKVPQSSEKQAEEKREKISEQEKPKQTIFQKLKETVTKTAISASQFDELFWELELVLLENNVAVEVIEKIKEDLKKELVDQKVLRGKTAEVIRNTLIHSVEELFQGETINLIERINAKKEGPYIMVFVGINGSGKTTTIAKIAALCQANTLTPVIAAADTFRAAAIQQLEEHGRRLGVKVVKHDYGADPAAVAFDAIAMAKSKKVDVVLIDTAGRIHANINLMDEMKKIIRVTKPDLKIFVGESITGNDCIDQVREFNDAITIDGIILAKADVDEKGGTALSVSYVTGKPIVFLGTGQGYADLKVFDKHAIIAQLGLA; via the coding sequence ATGTTTGGATTTCTCAAAAAGAAACTAGGACAAGCATTAGCAACCTTTTCGCGTAAAGTAGATGACGCTACTTCTGAGACTCCATCATTACCTATACCACAAGAGGAACAAGAAAGCCTGGTTGAGAAAAAAAAAGAAGAGATTAGCATTGAAAAAGTGCCTCAATCGTCTGAAAAACAGGCTGAAGAAAAACGCGAGAAAATAAGCGAGCAGGAGAAGCCAAAACAGACGATCTTTCAGAAATTAAAAGAAACCGTAACGAAAACAGCCATCTCTGCATCCCAATTTGATGAACTCTTTTGGGAGTTAGAGCTTGTCCTGCTTGAGAATAACGTGGCTGTTGAGGTCATCGAGAAGATTAAAGAGGATCTCAAAAAAGAATTAGTTGATCAGAAAGTGCTCAGAGGAAAAACCGCAGAGGTCATCCGGAATACCCTTATCCATTCAGTAGAGGAGCTCTTTCAAGGAGAAACAATCAACCTCATTGAACGTATCAATGCAAAGAAAGAAGGGCCATACATCATGGTGTTTGTTGGCATTAATGGTTCGGGAAAAACAACAACCATTGCAAAGATTGCTGCCTTGTGTCAGGCCAATACATTAACCCCAGTTATTGCTGCAGCTGATACCTTTCGTGCTGCGGCTATCCAACAGCTTGAAGAACACGGAAGAAGATTAGGCGTTAAGGTTGTTAAGCACGATTATGGTGCAGATCCCGCAGCTGTTGCCTTTGATGCCATAGCCATGGCAAAGAGCAAGAAAGTGGATGTCGTGCTTATTGATACTGCCGGAAGGATTCACGCAAACATTAATCTCATGGATGAGATGAAAAAAATCATCAGAGTGACCAAGCCTGATCTCAAGATCTTTGTTGGTGAAAGTATAACCGGAAATGACTGCATTGATCAAGTACGAGAGTTTAATGATGCCATTACTATTGATGGCATTATCCTTGCAAAGGCAGATGTTGATGAAAAGGGCGGAACTGCACTCTCTGTTTCTTATGTTACCGGAAAGCCCATTGTTTTTCTCGGAACCGGTCAAGGATACGCTGATCTTAAGGTATTTGATAAGCATGCAATCATAGCCCAGTTAGGGTTGGCTTAG